CCGAGATGGAAGCGCGAGTCGGGATTGGTCGGCTGCAGCTCGGCGACACGGCGGAATTCCCGCGTGCTCTCCTCGTACATCCCCGTCTTGTAGAAGGCGATGCCCAGGTTGCGGTGCTCGTCGATGCGCGCGCGGGGCACCTGCTGCACCTCGGGCGCGCGGCGGCCCACCGGGTGGGCGAAGCCGGCCTGGATCAGGCCGTACAGCGCCTTCCCCACGTCGAACTCCACCATCCCGCTGTCGTCGATGATGTCCTGCACGCTGCGCTTGCCGTCGATCAGCGGCAGGATCTTGCGCTGCTCGTCGGACAGCTCGAAGCCCTCGATCGGCTTCGAGCGGTCCATGTCGAACACCAGCTCCAGCGAGGGGATCTTCTTCTCGATCAGGCTCCACTCGTCGATCCGCCGCGCGCCTTCAAGCAGAAGGTTCTCGGGGTTGATGGAGACGAGCATCGCCCCCTCCTCGGGGCGCTGGTCCGGCTCGAACTGGAAGGTCCCCTGGTTCCAGGTGAAGAGGAAGTAGACGGCCTCCTCGATCTGGATGCGGATGTAGTGCTGCAGCTGCTCGCGGCTGATGTTGCCACGGCGGACGAGGATTTCTCCGAGCCTGTCGCCCGGCGTCTTCGCCTGCTCGTCGATCGCGGCGAACAGGTCTTCCGCGCGCAGCAGGCCGTTCTTCACCAGCAGGTCGCCCAGCCGGTCGCGCCGGTTCACGATGCTGGCGTAGGTGATGCGCCCGCGGTCGAAGTAGATGTAGCCGAAGTTGCTGCGGTCGGTCAGCGACAGGCACCCCGTCTTCTGCCCCATCGCCAGCAGCTGGAGCACGTCGGGAAGGCCGGCCTCGCGCAGGTTGCCCTTGATCGCCATCTCAGGCCAGCTCCTCGATCAGGCGGTCGTCCAGCGCCAGCCAGTCCCACGCCACCTTCTCGGGGTTGTTCAGGTACCAGCGGTCCACCGGCGGCGGCGCCGGGCGCGACCGCTCGGCCGCGGCGCGCGCGGACAGGAGCAGCGCCTCGGCCTCGGCCACCCGGTCGGGGTCCTTCAGCACGGCGGAGCCGGCCGCCTCGGAGTCCAGCTCCGCCAGCGCGGCGGCGATGGTGCGCAGCTTCTCCACGTCGGCCGCATACCCGGCCAGCAGCGCGTCCACGTCGAACGCCGAGTCGGTGTCCAGCGAGTGCTCCAGGCGGCGCGTACGGAAGCCCTCGCCCTCCCAGCGCAGGATGGCCTCGGCCAGCTTCTTCCGCCACGGGTCGGTCTCCACGATCTGCTCGACCGTGGAGGTGATGTCGAAGAGGAAGGCGCTGAACTCGTCGGCGTGCTCCGCGCGCGGGAGGCCGACCAGCGAGGAAAGCTCGGAGACGCGCACCTGCCGCCGCTCCTCCTCCTGCACCTGCCCGATGCGGTCCACCCCGGCGTGCAGCTCGCGCGCGCCGTCCAGCGGCAGGCCGGCCAGCGCCTCGCCCACGCCGCCGCCCAGCTCCACCCCGCGCCGCGCCGCCGCCCGGCGGACGATCTCCACCCGCGTCTCGGGCTCGGCCGGCGTCATGTCGACGACGAGGCCGCCGGCAAGCTTCCCGCGGAACTCCTCGGTGACGCCCTCGAGATCGGCCGGGGCCGCTTCCGCCGCCAGGACGATCTGCGTACCCGTCCACACGATCTCGTCCCACACGCGCAGCAGCTCGGCCTGCGTGCGGCTCTTCCCGGCCAGGAGATGCGCGTCGTCGATGAGGATGACGTCGCTCTCCAGCAGCTCGTCGGCGAACGCCTCCAGCGTCCCGGCGGATACGGCCGAGGAGATGTCGTCGACCAGCTCCTGCGCGGTGCGGTAGGTGACGTGCAGGTCGGGGCGCACGGTCAGCGACAGCGCGCCCACCGCGTGCAGCAGGTGCGACTTGCCCACGCCGGCGGCGCCGTATACGAACAGCGGGTTGTAGCTGGTCCCCGGGGCCTCGGCGGCACGGCGCGCGGCGGCCGCGGCCATCTGGTTGCCGGGGCCTGCCACGAAGGTGTCGAAGGTGAAGCGGGGGTCCGGCTGGAACCTCATCGGGTCGCTGGCGGCGTCGGAATTCGGGCGGCGGCGATTGTCAGGGTGATGAGGGAAAGCTATCTCCCGACGCGCCTTGAAGCTAGGTGCCCGGCACCGGAACCCGGCTCAGGTGCCGACCGGGTACTCCGCCATCCACTCGAAGATGAGGGAGCGCAACTCGGCGAACTGCAACTCGGCGGGCTTCACATGCAGGGGGCGACAGAGCGACGGAAGGGGACCGGAACTGCGCGTCTCGCCTGCAGATCTCCGACGGCCCGGGAATCCGGGCCGTTCCGCCGAGTGCCGTCGCCAGCATCGCACGCACCGCCGCGATGGCCTGCGCGGGGCTGTTGTCGTGGGCACGGATATCCTGCCCCGCGATGTCCGAGCAGAACTTCTGGTACCGGTAGCGGTCCCGGTCCAGCACGAGCGAGCGCTTCGTTCTCTGCCGCCGGTCGCCGTACTCCTGCGCGCCCATGAACAGGCCAAACTCGAACGGCATGTTGAAGCGCGGGAGCCGCGTGCTCGAATCCAGCGTCACGCGTGAAATGTCGTGGATGCCGTACCGGCACTCGCGGATGATCCGCTTGATCTTGACGATCCGCACCTCACCCCCATCCTCGACCTCCAGAGCGGAACGCGCGATGAACCCGCAGTCGTAGACCGCGAACACAAGCGCGTGAAAGATGGGGCGGTAGCGCGAGTCGAATGGACAGTTGATGAATACGTTCCTTTCGTATCCATCCTCCATCAGCGGTTCCGAGGATCGCCAGCCTCCCGGCCGGACTCGGAGGCTCGCTTCCGCGCCTGGGCGGCACGCTTCTCGTTGCGCTCCTTCACTGCGCGAACGGCGTCCCTGATCTGCTCCTCCGTGAACCGCCCCGAACCTTCGGGACGAATGACCGTGCGCCAGGGCACCTTCTTCTTCGCCATTGCTCCCTCCCTTTTCGATGGATGCGATCGATCAGGAATCCGGCCGCCCCGCGTGATCAGAAGGAGAAGCCGTCCATCGAAAGATGAACGGGTCGGGAGATTCTACAAGGCCGCGCCAGAAGACGGCTACCGTGCGTACTCGCGTACGCACGGTGGCGTAAAAATGCGCGTCGGCGGCTGGTAATCGGGAGGAAAGGCAGCTGCTCAGGTGGCCGCGGTGACGCCGCGGCCGAAGCGCTGCGAGAGGCGGCGGAGCACCTGCTCGCTGATGCCGCGCAGCGTGTCGAACACGCCGGCGCCGGCCAGCGCGCGGGCCTCGTAGCGCGGCAGGTCGCGGTAGTTCAGCAGGTCGTCCATCTCCTCCACGCTCATCACGTCCGGCAGGTCGCGCTTGTTGTACTGGAGGACGATGGGGATCTGGCGCGGGTCCACCCCCTGCTCCAGCAGGTTCACCTGCAGGTTGCGGAAGCTCTCCACGTTCTCCTCGGCCTGCGCCCGCTGGCTGTCGCCCACGAACACCACGCCGTCGGCGCCCTGCAGCACGAGCTTGCGCGTGGCGTCGTAGTACACCTGCCCGGGAACGGTGTAGAGCTGGAAGCGCGTCTGGAAGCCCGAGATGGTGCCCAGGTCCAGCGGCAGGAAGTCGAAGAAGAGGGTGCGGTCCGTCTCGGTGGCGAGCGACACCATCCGCCCGCGCCGGTCCTCCGGCACCTGGCCGTAGATGTACTGCAGGTTGGTGGTCTTCCCCGAGCGCCCCGGACCGTAGTACACGATCTTGGAGGTGATCTCGCGGGTCGAGTAGTTGACCAGGGACATTCGCCGTTCCGCTTCCTTCCAATCTCTCTGCCGTGCATCGCTTCGCCGTCGATGGCGAAATCTACGCACCCGGTCCCGCGGCGGCGCCGTCCTGCCCGCCGAAGATGGTTTCCAGCCCCGCCGTAAGGTCCCGCTCGAACGACGCCGCGTCGGCCGTGGGCCGCGTCTCGCTCCACCCGGGGAGCGCCGCAACCTCGCGCACGAACTCGTCGAAGAACACCTGCACCAGCCCGATGGACGAGTCCTCG
The nucleotide sequence above comes from Longimicrobium sp.. Encoded proteins:
- a CDS encoding DUF4388 domain-containing protein, translating into MAIKGNLREAGLPDVLQLLAMGQKTGCLSLTDRSNFGYIYFDRGRITYASIVNRRDRLGDLLVKNGLLRAEDLFAAIDEQAKTPGDRLGEILVRRGNISREQLQHYIRIQIEEAVYFLFTWNQGTFQFEPDQRPEEGAMLVSINPENLLLEGARRIDEWSLIEKKIPSLELVFDMDRSKPIEGFELSDEQRKILPLIDGKRSVQDIIDDSGMVEFDVGKALYGLIQAGFAHPVGRRAPEVQQVPRARIDEHRNLGIAFYKTGMYEESTREFRRVAELQPTNPDSRFHLGLIGLRKGDDRFALRYFKEVVEIGGVRASALHNMALALERIGRLQDARFAVDEAARMAPKRPQVLLSRAILTLKQGDPHAAAEAFEKYREVLGAGKPPAAYFAYGLMALAAAGKADEAVKLGEEGIAAHPHSAPVHLHYGAVRERRGEWDQAEVLYRRASEEDGELPQTHKALGDALYRRGAYDEAADAYRRALELSPELGDDVYFRLGNIHYKRMERPEAVRLWRRALEINPQNGVVRTNLELVENVLR
- a CDS encoding DnaA ATPase domain-containing protein → MRFQPDPRFTFDTFVAGPGNQMAAAAARRAAEAPGTSYNPLFVYGAAGVGKSHLLHAVGALSLTVRPDLHVTYRTAQELVDDISSAVSAGTLEAFADELLESDVILIDDAHLLAGKSRTQAELLRVWDEIVWTGTQIVLAAEAAPADLEGVTEEFRGKLAGGLVVDMTPAEPETRVEIVRRAAARRGVELGGGVGEALAGLPLDGARELHAGVDRIGQVQEEERRQVRVSELSSLVGLPRAEHADEFSAFLFDITSTVEQIVETDPWRKKLAEAILRWEGEGFRTRRLEHSLDTDSAFDVDALLAGYAADVEKLRTIAAALAELDSEAAGSAVLKDPDRVAEAEALLLSARAAAERSRPAPPPVDRWYLNNPEKVAWDWLALDDRLIEELA
- a CDS encoding GTPase domain-containing protein; this translates as MSLVNYSTREITSKIVYYGPGRSGKTTNLQYIYGQVPEDRRGRMVSLATETDRTLFFDFLPLDLGTISGFQTRFQLYTVPGQVYYDATRKLVLQGADGVVFVGDSQRAQAEENVESFRNLQVNLLEQGVDPRQIPIVLQYNKRDLPDVMSVEEMDDLLNYRDLPRYEARALAGAGVFDTLRGISEQVLRRLSQRFGRGVTAAT